Proteins co-encoded in one Micrococcales bacterium genomic window:
- a CDS encoding bifunctional riboflavin kinase/FAD synthetase, whose amino-acid sequence MDRPSAVTIGVFDGVHRGHQSLIRHNLDLAARLDLESVVVTFDPNPLEILRPDAAPARLCDLARRVELIARLGVELVEVLEFDADLAAMTAQDFVASVLIKKLDARHVVIGHGFRFGNRAAGSADTLRAAGLTVDEFGLVGDEQPLSSTRVRATVATGDVAAAAEMLGRPHEVVGTVVPGEKRGRALGFPTANLDHHRLAAVPADGVYAGSAVVDGQRYPAAISIGTNPTFDGHRRTVEAYLLDVDLDLYGHRVRVEFVERLRDTLAFDGVEALVTQMHKDVAATRRLMG is encoded by the coding sequence GTGGACAGGCCATCGGCGGTGACGATCGGGGTGTTCGACGGCGTGCATCGTGGTCATCAGTCACTGATCCGGCACAACCTCGACCTCGCCGCCCGGCTGGACCTCGAATCGGTGGTCGTGACGTTCGACCCCAATCCCCTGGAGATTCTGCGCCCCGATGCCGCGCCGGCGCGGCTGTGTGATCTGGCTCGCCGGGTGGAACTGATCGCCCGGCTGGGGGTGGAACTCGTGGAGGTGCTGGAGTTCGACGCGGATCTGGCCGCGATGACGGCGCAGGATTTCGTGGCCTCGGTCCTCATCAAGAAGCTCGACGCCCGTCATGTGGTCATCGGCCACGGTTTTCGGTTCGGCAACCGGGCCGCGGGCAGCGCGGACACCCTGCGTGCGGCGGGGCTGACGGTCGACGAGTTCGGTCTGGTCGGCGACGAGCAACCCCTCTCGTCCACCCGGGTGCGCGCCACCGTGGCCACCGGTGATGTCGCGGCCGCAGCCGAAATGCTCGGTCGTCCGCACGAGGTGGTGGGGACCGTGGTCCCGGGGGAGAAACGGGGCCGGGCGCTCGGCTTCCCGACGGCGAATCTGGACCATCACCGGCTGGCGGCGGTCCCTGCCGACGGGGTGTACGCGGGGTCGGCGGTCGTCGACGGTCAGCGGTACCCCGCGGCGATCAGCATCGGGACGAATCCCACGTTCGACGGACACCGCCGCACGGTGGAGGCCTACCTCTTGGACGTGGACCTCGACTTGTACGGCCACCGCGTGCGTGTGGAGTTCGTGGAGAGACTGCGGGACACGTTGGCCTTCGACGGGGTGGAGGCGCTGGTCACCCAGATGCACAAGGACGTGGCGGCTACCCGCCGGCTCATGGGCTAA
- a CDS encoding ATP-grasp domain-containing protein has translation MERVVVVIDPTQLPDYATSLIEVYHRNWGVRTVLLFPQGTSRLHIAQVQSMVDADAVAARFWIDLEDLDSVATGLRRRFDVLAVVPHFEGVVVDSGRLAELLDLDWVPMDVLIRFRDKYALKDHLRSVPGGPRMNASQRVASLTDVRQFIGDQNLSRIVVKPNDGMGNSRIAFFDADTPDSDIAAYLQRNAGAPLVAEEYLGGREFCVNGQVDDVGVVHTLSVQRTVYGSGNGRDNLAASIRTIHHDTDEFRMAARYASQVLTCAGLVRSPFHMEIKIDEQGPCLIEVAARLGGAGIPWDTELAHDGAVCLFTQAAQYYADLPGDPPAPDWPAYDGHTVWTVFGISTHACRIRRLVGVREVEAMPEFAYWVVHPRLGQAVRPTIDVDTIPWQATICSADADLSGVESRLRSTISWNPQVGLGARLAEDIRALVAWVVRHARLLPALTSGRPGRLRANGRQKVRA, from the coding sequence ATGGAGCGCGTCGTCGTCGTGATCGATCCGACTCAGTTGCCGGACTACGCGACGAGCCTGATCGAGGTCTATCACCGCAATTGGGGCGTGCGGACCGTTCTGCTCTTTCCGCAGGGCACCTCCCGGCTGCACATCGCGCAGGTGCAGTCCATGGTCGACGCGGATGCGGTGGCAGCGCGGTTCTGGATCGATCTGGAGGATCTGGACTCGGTGGCGACCGGCCTCCGGAGGCGGTTCGACGTCCTTGCCGTGGTGCCGCATTTCGAGGGTGTCGTGGTGGACTCCGGACGGCTCGCCGAGTTGCTGGATCTGGACTGGGTGCCGATGGACGTACTCATCAGGTTCCGCGACAAGTACGCCTTGAAGGATCATCTGCGCTCGGTGCCGGGTGGCCCCCGCATGAATGCCTCCCAGCGCGTGGCCAGCCTCACCGATGTGCGCCAGTTCATAGGCGACCAGAACCTGTCGCGGATCGTGGTCAAGCCCAATGACGGGATGGGCAACAGCCGGATCGCGTTCTTCGACGCCGACACTCCCGACTCAGACATCGCCGCGTATCTGCAACGCAATGCCGGCGCCCCGCTGGTGGCCGAGGAGTATCTGGGCGGCAGGGAGTTCTGCGTCAATGGCCAGGTGGATGACGTCGGCGTGGTCCACACGCTGAGCGTCCAGCGCACCGTCTACGGAAGTGGCAACGGCAGGGACAACCTGGCTGCGAGTATCCGGACCATCCACCACGACACCGACGAGTTCAGGATGGCCGCGCGCTACGCCTCGCAGGTGTTGACGTGCGCTGGGCTGGTCCGCTCACCCTTCCACATGGAGATCAAGATCGACGAGCAGGGCCCGTGCCTTATCGAGGTGGCGGCCCGGCTCGGAGGTGCCGGCATCCCATGGGACACCGAACTGGCCCACGACGGTGCCGTATGCCTGTTCACGCAGGCCGCCCAGTACTACGCGGACCTGCCAGGCGATCCGCCCGCACCGGACTGGCCGGCATATGACGGGCACACGGTGTGGACGGTCTTCGGGATCTCGACGCACGCGTGCCGCATCCGGCGTCTGGTGGGGGTCCGCGAAGTGGAGGCCATGCCGGAGTTCGCCTACTGGGTGGTCCATCCTCGCTTGGGCCAGGCCGTCCGCCCGACCATCGACGTCGACACCATCCCGTGGCAGGCGACGATCTGCTCGGCGGACGCGGACCTCTCGGGGGTCGAAAGCCGGCTACGCAGCACGATCTCCTGGAACCCCCAGGTCGGACTGGGCGCCCGGCTCGCCGAGGACATCAGGGCCCTCGTCGCCTGGGTGGTCCGGCATGCCAGACTCCTGCCTGCATTGACGTCGGGTCGACCCGGCCGCCTGCGCGCGAACGGCCGGCAGAAGGTGAGGGCCTAG
- the infB gene encoding translation initiation factor IF-2, whose amino-acid sequence MAKVRVYELARELGVESKELIHQLADMGEFVKSASSTIEAPVVRRLRDTVKAAPSKEKAEPVAKKAAAPAATPAPPKPTPAAHKPAATPAAPSPAAPAPKPEPAKPATEPAAAPPPTPGPTPGPRPAPKPGPRPGNNPFGSPAPRPGNNPFGTPAPRPGNNPFGTSAPAARGGVPGAPRPNPGMMPPRPRPAPARPGQRPGAPGGRGRPGAPGRPGGPGGGGFNRPGGAPGSRPGGPGGGGPGGGGFNRPGGAPGSRPGGPGGGGGLGRPGGRPGGGPGGRPGGPGGRGRTGAKKSRKSKRAKRQEFDNMEAPTIGGVRIPRGDGRKVRLPRGATLTDFADKIDANPGSLVQALIGLGEMATATQSLSDDTLMLLGGELNYNVEVVSPEDEDRELLESFNLEFGEDEGGEEELEQRPPVVTVMGHVDHGKTKLLDAVRHTNLVAREAGGITQHIGAYQIQTQIDGKGRAITFIDTPGHEAFTAMRARGAKVTDIAVLVVAADDGVKPQTIEALNHAQAAGVPIVVAVNKIDKEGADPQKVRGQLTEYGLVAEEFGGDTMFVDVSAKAGINIQELLEAVVLTADASLDLRANPEQDSQGVAIEAHLDKGRGPVATVLVQRGTLRPGESIVIGEAHGRVRAMLDENGEPVDEALPSRPVQVLGLTSVPDAGDTFLVVSEDRIARQIANIRQARERNAELAARRGRRTLEDLLQGLEKGETTTLNLIIKGDVSGSVEALEDALLKLDVGDEVDLRVIHRGVGAITQNDVNLATVDNAIIIGFNVRTAERVAELAEREGVDIRYHSVIYAAIEEVEQALKGMLKPIFEEAELGRAEIREIFRSSKAGNIAGCLVRSGVIRRNAKARVIRDGVVVADNLTIESLKRFRDDATEVKDGFECGIGLGSFNDIRVEDIIETFEMREKPR is encoded by the coding sequence GTGGCCAAGGTCCGGGTCTATGAACTCGCCCGCGAGTTGGGCGTGGAGAGCAAGGAGCTCATCCACCAACTCGCCGACATGGGAGAGTTCGTCAAGTCCGCGTCATCGACGATCGAGGCGCCGGTGGTGCGCCGTTTGCGGGACACAGTGAAAGCTGCCCCGTCCAAAGAGAAAGCCGAGCCCGTCGCCAAGAAGGCGGCTGCGCCGGCTGCCACACCTGCGCCGCCGAAGCCCACACCTGCGGCGCACAAGCCCGCGGCGACGCCGGCTGCGCCCTCCCCGGCAGCGCCCGCGCCCAAGCCGGAACCTGCCAAGCCCGCGACGGAACCCGCCGCCGCTCCACCTCCCACCCCGGGTCCCACCCCAGGTCCGCGCCCCGCTCCCAAGCCAGGGCCGCGCCCCGGGAACAACCCGTTCGGCAGTCCGGCTCCCCGCCCGGGCAACAACCCGTTCGGCACGCCGGCTCCCCGCCCGGGCAACAACCCCTTCGGCACATCAGCGCCGGCCGCCCGTGGCGGTGTGCCTGGCGCCCCTCGTCCCAACCCGGGCATGATGCCTCCCCGTCCGCGACCGGCCCCCGCACGTCCGGGCCAGCGTCCGGGCGCTCCGGGTGGCCGTGGTCGACCGGGTGCCCCGGGTCGTCCTGGTGGTCCCGGCGGTGGCGGCTTCAACCGTCCCGGTGGTGCTCCCGGCAGCCGTCCGGGTGGTCCCGGCGGCGGTGGTCCCGGCGGTGGCGGCTTCAACCGTCCCGGTGGTGCACCGGGCAGCCGTCCGGGTGGTCCCGGCGGTGGCGGGGGGCTCGGCCGCCCAGGTGGGCGTCCCGGTGGGGGCCCGGGTGGTCGACCGGGTGGGCCCGGTGGTCGCGGTCGCACGGGTGCGAAGAAGTCGCGCAAGAGCAAGCGCGCGAAGCGCCAGGAGTTCGACAACATGGAGGCCCCGACGATCGGCGGCGTGCGCATCCCGCGCGGCGACGGTCGCAAGGTGCGCCTTCCCCGCGGTGCCACGCTGACCGACTTCGCGGACAAGATCGACGCCAATCCCGGTTCGCTGGTTCAGGCTCTCATCGGTCTCGGTGAGATGGCCACTGCCACGCAGTCGCTGTCCGACGACACGTTGATGCTGCTCGGCGGCGAATTGAACTACAACGTCGAGGTCGTGTCCCCCGAGGACGAGGACCGCGAACTGCTCGAGAGCTTCAACCTCGAGTTCGGTGAGGACGAAGGCGGCGAGGAGGAGCTGGAACAGCGCCCGCCGGTGGTGACCGTGATGGGTCACGTGGACCACGGAAAGACCAAGCTGCTCGACGCCGTCCGGCACACAAACCTCGTCGCGCGCGAGGCCGGTGGCATCACCCAGCACATCGGTGCCTACCAGATCCAGACCCAGATCGACGGCAAGGGCCGCGCCATCACGTTCATCGACACCCCCGGCCACGAGGCGTTCACCGCCATGCGTGCCCGAGGGGCGAAGGTGACCGACATCGCGGTGCTGGTGGTGGCCGCCGACGACGGTGTGAAGCCGCAGACCATCGAGGCTCTGAACCACGCGCAGGCCGCAGGTGTGCCCATCGTGGTGGCGGTCAACAAGATCGACAAGGAGGGCGCCGACCCGCAAAAGGTACGCGGGCAGCTGACCGAGTACGGCCTGGTGGCTGAGGAGTTCGGCGGCGACACCATGTTCGTCGACGTATCGGCCAAGGCCGGTATCAACATCCAGGAACTGCTCGAGGCTGTGGTGCTGACCGCGGACGCGTCGCTGGACCTGCGGGCCAACCCCGAGCAGGACTCGCAGGGCGTGGCGATCGAGGCGCACTTGGACAAGGGACGTGGCCCGGTTGCCACCGTCCTGGTCCAGCGCGGGACGTTGCGGCCGGGCGAGAGTATCGTCATCGGGGAGGCGCACGGACGTGTGCGTGCCATGCTCGACGAGAACGGTGAACCCGTCGACGAGGCGCTGCCGTCGCGACCGGTCCAGGTGCTGGGTCTGACATCGGTGCCGGACGCAGGTGACACCTTCCTGGTGGTCTCTGAGGACCGCATCGCCCGCCAGATCGCCAACATCCGGCAGGCGCGCGAGCGAAACGCCGAACTGGCCGCCCGCCGCGGCCGGCGCACTCTCGAGGACCTCCTGCAGGGCTTGGAGAAGGGCGAGACGACCACCCTCAACCTCATCATCAAGGGGGACGTCTCTGGTTCGGTCGAGGCGCTCGAGGATGCACTGCTCAAACTCGACGTGGGCGACGAGGTCGACTTGCGGGTCATCCACCGCGGAGTGGGTGCCATCACGCAGAACGACGTCAACCTGGCGACGGTCGACAACGCGATCATCATCGGGTTCAACGTGCGCACCGCCGAGCGGGTGGCCGAACTTGCCGAGCGCGAGGGCGTGGACATCCGGTACCACTCGGTCATCTACGCGGCGATCGAAGAGGTCGAGCAAGCGCTCAAGGGCATGCTCAAGCCGATCTTCGAGGAGGCCGAACTCGGCCGTGCCGAGATCCGGGAGATCTTCCGCTCCAGCAAGGCCGGCAATATCGCCGGATGCCTGGTGCGGTCCGGGGTCATCCGGCGTAACGCGAAGGCACGGGTCATCCGGGACGGCGTGGTCGTGGCAGACAACCTCACGATCGAGTCGCTCAAGCGGTTCCGGGACGACGCGACCGAGGTCAAGGACGGCTTCGAGTGTGGTATCGGACTGGGGTCGTTCAACGACATCAGGGTCGAGGACATCATCGAGACGTTCGAGATGCGGGAGAAGCCGCGCTAG
- a CDS encoding bifunctional oligoribonuclease/PAP phosphatase NrnA, translating into MNASLIQVAERLRAASGVLLVAHVHPDADALGSTLATAIALEELGTEVQVSFPDDPFEVPHSLRFLPRPDLIVDPDDVRPAELVISMDASSADRVGRLLPVAQSAPTFIAVDHHASFVPFAPIVHVDPSRPATGLLALDIIEELGVGLTEDMAMCLYAAISSDTGSFRFASTTPETLRAAARLMETGIDFAAAAKALFDTKSREFLTFQAEVMGNLDVVTAGAVTVAVAHASKADRDRHEIAFTQVESLIDVVRTVEGTQVAVVLKQDDHGTWRVSSRSLGAVDVGRVCSALGGGGHVMAAGFTGSTDAQATLDAFLAAVAVASQSPAQG; encoded by the coding sequence GTGAACGCCAGCCTCATCCAGGTCGCCGAGCGACTTCGCGCGGCGTCCGGGGTGCTCCTCGTCGCCCACGTCCATCCTGATGCCGACGCCCTCGGGTCGACGCTAGCCACGGCGATAGCCCTGGAGGAACTGGGCACTGAGGTCCAGGTGAGTTTCCCCGACGATCCGTTCGAGGTGCCGCACAGTCTGCGCTTCCTGCCCCGCCCGGACCTCATCGTCGACCCGGACGACGTCAGACCCGCGGAACTCGTCATAAGCATGGATGCCTCGTCCGCAGACCGGGTCGGCCGACTGTTGCCGGTGGCACAGTCCGCCCCCACCTTCATCGCGGTGGACCACCATGCGAGCTTCGTGCCGTTCGCGCCGATCGTGCACGTGGATCCCTCCCGCCCGGCCACCGGCCTCCTGGCCCTCGACATCATCGAAGAGTTGGGCGTAGGGCTGACCGAGGACATGGCCATGTGTCTGTACGCGGCGATCAGCTCCGACACCGGCTCGTTCCGTTTCGCCTCCACGACCCCCGAAACCCTGCGTGCTGCTGCCCGCCTGATGGAGACCGGGATCGACTTCGCGGCGGCCGCCAAGGCACTGTTCGACACCAAGTCCCGGGAGTTCCTGACGTTCCAGGCGGAAGTGATGGGCAACCTCGACGTGGTGACCGCAGGCGCAGTGACGGTGGCTGTGGCCCACGCCAGCAAGGCAGATCGTGACCGGCACGAAATCGCGTTCACCCAGGTCGAGTCGTTGATCGACGTCGTGCGCACTGTGGAGGGCACCCAGGTCGCCGTCGTCTTGAAACAGGACGACCACGGGACGTGGCGGGTGTCGAGCCGCTCCCTGGGGGCAGTGGACGTGGGCCGGGTCTGTTCCGCGCTGGGCGGCGGTGGGCACGTGATGGCTGCGGGATTCACCGGTAGCACTGACGCGCAGGCGACTCTCGATGCGTTCCTGGCCGCGGTGGCCGTCGCCAGCCAGTCACCGGCACAGGGCTGA
- the rbfA gene encoding 30S ribosome-binding factor RbfA: MSEQRARRLADRIQVIVAEMLERRIKDPRLGFVTVTDVRVTGDLREATVFYTVLGDQLEREATAQALASATGLLRSEVGKQTGIKFTPTLAFVADAIPETAAHLEDLLREARERDAEVAGLASGAAFAGDPDPYKKDEGEE, translated from the coding sequence ATGAGCGAGCAGCGAGCAAGGCGACTGGCTGACCGGATCCAGGTCATCGTGGCCGAGATGCTGGAGCGACGGATCAAGGACCCGCGCCTGGGATTCGTCACGGTCACCGACGTTCGCGTCACCGGTGACCTGCGCGAGGCCACGGTGTTCTACACAGTCCTGGGCGACCAGTTGGAGCGGGAGGCCACGGCTCAGGCCCTGGCCTCGGCCACGGGTCTGCTTCGCAGTGAAGTGGGCAAGCAGACCGGGATCAAGTTCACCCCGACGCTCGCCTTCGTGGCCGACGCGATCCCGGAGACCGCCGCCCACCTCGAGGACCTGCTGCGTGAGGCGCGGGAGCGTGACGCCGAGGTGGCAGGTTTGGCCTCCGGGGCAGCCTTCGCCGGTGACCCGGATCCGTACAAGAAGGACGAGGGCGAGGAGTAG
- a CDS encoding oligosaccharide flippase family protein, whose amino-acid sequence MRHRREHRHLFGRAGWNLVDQALSAMTNFVMAFVIARNVSAEEFGQFSVAFLVFTLVIGVQRALVGSPLSINHSALVGESRRHAASDSFGAVLWLTLPISVGLLVTALLTAGNARETWFVLAMFMPLLIGQDVCRMAFIAWGQPQLATLNDAVWTVIQFALMAAVIASGNVSAAMMVLAWGVAAGVAAALGMVQLRALPDLRGGLRWLRDNVGVSGYLLAEYLLGVGTFQGGILIFGTFLGVTDVGSLRAAEVLTGPLGILAQAVFAFGVPEISRRRLPSRPMWLATVASGILVAIAVVYTIGLMLIPDAWGEALLGDTWAGAQAVLLPIALTSVVSCGKLGPSIIVYGLGHASRTFRLNVVLASSAAAFMLAGALLGGVEGLAWGMCASQVLVLPLWFRQAHRSVHLEQTEGASAAQ is encoded by the coding sequence GTGAGGCACAGACGCGAACACCGCCATCTGTTCGGCCGCGCCGGATGGAATCTGGTCGACCAGGCCCTCTCGGCCATGACCAACTTCGTGATGGCGTTCGTCATCGCACGCAACGTCTCGGCGGAGGAGTTCGGCCAGTTCTCTGTGGCCTTCCTCGTGTTCACTCTGGTGATCGGCGTCCAGCGTGCCCTGGTGGGCAGTCCCCTGAGCATCAACCACAGCGCTCTTGTGGGGGAGAGTCGCCGGCACGCTGCCTCGGACTCCTTCGGTGCCGTGCTGTGGCTGACGTTGCCGATCTCCGTCGGCCTGCTCGTCACCGCGCTGCTCACCGCGGGCAACGCGCGCGAGACCTGGTTCGTCCTGGCCATGTTCATGCCGTTGCTCATCGGCCAGGACGTGTGCCGCATGGCGTTCATCGCCTGGGGGCAGCCGCAGTTGGCGACCCTGAACGACGCGGTCTGGACCGTCATCCAGTTCGCGCTCATGGCGGCCGTGATCGCGTCCGGAAACGTGTCGGCAGCCATGATGGTTCTGGCCTGGGGGGTCGCCGCAGGAGTGGCCGCCGCCCTGGGAATGGTGCAACTGCGCGCCCTGCCGGATCTGCGCGGAGGGCTGAGATGGTTGCGGGACAACGTCGGAGTGTCCGGCTATCTGCTGGCGGAGTACCTACTCGGAGTGGGCACGTTCCAGGGCGGCATCCTGATCTTCGGGACCTTCTTGGGTGTGACCGATGTCGGATCCCTGCGGGCTGCGGAGGTCCTCACGGGCCCGTTGGGCATCCTCGCGCAGGCGGTCTTCGCGTTCGGCGTCCCCGAGATCTCGCGCCGCCGGCTGCCGTCGCGGCCGATGTGGCTGGCCACGGTGGCCAGCGGGATCCTCGTGGCGATTGCGGTGGTCTACACCATTGGACTGATGCTCATCCCGGACGCGTGGGGCGAGGCGCTGCTGGGGGACACCTGGGCGGGTGCCCAGGCCGTGCTGCTGCCCATCGCTCTGACGTCAGTGGTGTCCTGCGGGAAACTCGGCCCTTCCATCATCGTCTACGGACTCGGACACGCCTCCAGGACCTTCCGGCTCAATGTGGTGCTCGCCAGCAGCGCTGCGGCCTTCATGCTGGCCGGGGCCCTGCTCGGTGGGGTCGAGGGGCTGGCGTGGGGCATGTGCGCGTCCCAGGTCCTCGTGCTTCCGCTGTGGTTCCGGCAGGCTCACCGCAGCGTGCACCTCGAGCAGACCGAGGGTGCCTCAGCCGCGCAATGA
- the truB gene encoding tRNA pseudouridine(55) synthase TruB, giving the protein MISGFALIDKPAGWTSHDVVGRLRRLYGQRRIGHAGTLDPMATGVLVVGLGHATRLLRYVQGQSKTYEATIRLGQGTLTDDAEGETTSAPGWVLDEPALAGAMAGLTGDIAQTPSAVSAVKVDGVRSYARVRAGVQVELASRPVTIHRFEGLGTPRPAGAVVDVDVLVECSSGTYVRALARDLGAALGTAAHLTALRRTAIGGMGVDRCAALGEEPPPVASAESVIGEILPALAVAPDVAEFLRNGRRIDLGVPDGTYLVTAEGVWVSVVSVESGGTRIEVNAPA; this is encoded by the coding sequence GTGATCTCAGGCTTCGCGCTGATCGACAAACCTGCAGGGTGGACCAGCCATGACGTGGTGGGGCGCCTGCGCAGGCTGTATGGACAGCGGCGCATCGGCCACGCGGGAACGCTGGATCCGATGGCCACGGGCGTCCTGGTCGTCGGGCTGGGTCATGCCACCAGACTGCTGCGCTACGTGCAGGGGCAGTCCAAGACCTATGAAGCGACCATCAGGCTGGGACAGGGCACGCTCACCGATGACGCTGAGGGGGAGACCACCTCGGCGCCGGGATGGGTGCTCGACGAGCCCGCGCTGGCAGGTGCGATGGCGGGCCTGACCGGGGATATCGCCCAGACCCCCAGCGCGGTGTCGGCGGTGAAGGTGGACGGGGTTCGCTCGTACGCCCGCGTGCGCGCAGGTGTGCAGGTGGAATTGGCCTCCCGGCCCGTGACGATCCACCGTTTCGAGGGCCTGGGTACGCCCAGGCCGGCAGGTGCGGTGGTGGACGTCGATGTACTGGTCGAGTGCAGCTCGGGTACCTACGTGCGTGCCTTGGCGCGCGATCTGGGTGCCGCCCTGGGGACGGCCGCGCACCTCACCGCTCTGCGCCGTACCGCTATTGGGGGGATGGGAGTCGACAGGTGCGCGGCACTGGGCGAGGAGCCGCCGCCGGTGGCCTCCGCGGAGTCCGTGATCGGGGAGATACTGCCAGCCCTCGCAGTCGCCCCCGACGTTGCTGAGTTCTTGCGCAACGGCAGACGGATCGATCTCGGCGTGCCCGACGGCACGTACCTGGTGACCGCCGAGGGCGTGTGGGTGTCGGTGGTGTCGGTGGAATCCGGCGGCACCCGCATCGAGGTGAACGCACCGGCCTGA
- a CDS encoding proline dehydrogenase family protein → MSVSKSVIEKVGFSGPMTALVTRSGALEPIRRRFVGRDLSDALGMAQALLDAGVGVSLHVRDTPVGAQNPAEEQVQKYLQVVDVIAGRALPDTEISVKLEQLGLHSDGREAATTRLIHLATSAAARGIPMTLDMEAVDEVEVTLAAWHVAHAQVSDLGIAIQAYLPRSEQDCRELAAMGARVRLCKGGYAHVPGATYASRHEIDLAFVRCARELFAGAYPMFATHDDRLTRIVGYLAMAADRDVGQWEYQVLTGVRPDLMSALVADGHHVRAYVAFGKDWYSWFIGRLASKPSNVFLLGRALSAHGRPEEPA, encoded by the coding sequence ATGTCCGTGTCGAAGTCCGTGATCGAGAAGGTGGGTTTCTCCGGTCCCATGACTGCGCTGGTCACGCGGTCGGGTGCCCTCGAACCCATCCGGCGACGCTTCGTGGGACGCGATCTGAGCGATGCGCTAGGTATGGCGCAGGCACTGCTGGACGCCGGCGTCGGCGTCTCCCTGCATGTGCGTGACACTCCGGTGGGCGCTCAGAACCCCGCTGAGGAACAGGTTCAGAAGTACCTCCAGGTGGTCGACGTCATCGCCGGCCGGGCGCTGCCCGACACCGAGATCTCCGTCAAACTCGAGCAACTCGGCCTGCACAGCGACGGACGGGAGGCGGCGACCACTCGCCTGATCCACCTGGCCACTTCAGCGGCCGCTCGGGGGATACCGATGACCCTGGACATGGAGGCCGTCGACGAGGTGGAGGTGACCCTGGCTGCGTGGCACGTCGCTCATGCGCAGGTCTCGGATCTTGGTATCGCGATCCAGGCCTACCTGCCTCGTTCGGAGCAGGACTGCCGCGAGCTCGCCGCGATGGGTGCCCGGGTGAGGTTGTGCAAGGGCGGCTACGCCCATGTTCCCGGTGCCACCTACGCGAGCCGGCACGAGATCGACCTGGCCTTCGTCCGGTGTGCCCGGGAACTGTTTGCAGGTGCGTATCCGATGTTCGCAACACATGACGATCGGCTCACTCGGATCGTGGGATACCTGGCCATGGCCGCCGACCGCGACGTGGGCCAGTGGGAGTACCAGGTGCTGACAGGGGTACGTCCTGACCTCATGTCAGCACTGGTCGCTGACGGGCATCACGTGCGGGCGTATGTCGCGTTCGGCAAGGACTGGTACTCGTGGTTCATCGGGCGACTCGCCTCGAAACCGTCCAACGTGTTCCTGCTGGGTCGCGCCCTGTCGGCGCACGGCCGCCCGGAAGAGCCGGCGTGA
- a CDS encoding DUF503 domain-containing protein: MYAGAMSVDLLLESRTRKEKRSVVRPLLAHLRREYAVASAEAGYLDLMGRTQVGVAVVAADMAHCRDVLDRCERWLSAQPHVQIVEARRTYVSDEETQ; the protein is encoded by the coding sequence GTGTACGCCGGGGCCATGTCGGTGGACCTGCTGCTGGAGTCGCGGACGCGCAAGGAGAAGCGGTCGGTGGTTCGACCACTGCTGGCGCACCTGCGACGGGAGTACGCGGTGGCTTCCGCTGAGGCCGGGTACCTGGACCTGATGGGACGGACCCAGGTGGGCGTCGCAGTGGTGGCCGCGGACATGGCGCACTGCCGCGACGTGCTCGACCGATGCGAACGCTGGCTGTCGGCGCAACCCCACGTGCAGATCGTGGAGGCGCGACGCACGTATGTGAGTGACGAGGAGACGCAATGA